One stretch of Candidatus Nitrosotenuis cloacae DNA includes these proteins:
- a CDS encoding ATPase domain-containing protein, with protein sequence MTEIIPCTNEEVDRQFGGGIPFPTLMLIEGDHGTGKSALAAQFMKGFLNSDKKILCVTENTVKEYIENMKAITFNFSTAFLRNRLTIMPLHMYGVQWNREQSSYLLPVVGKYIGNSFKEHNCVVIDSLSLLTVFSDASRILEFFTQCKYLVARGMSIIITIHPEDIPPDLRMRVKGGVDVYLKLGSTNIGGKDVKTLKIVKLIGSKENTDSGFAFEVDMTFGIKIVPISMANA encoded by the coding sequence ATGACTGAGATAATTCCGTGTACCAACGAAGAAGTCGACAGACAGTTTGGTGGAGGAATCCCATTTCCTACACTAATGCTAATTGAAGGAGATCATGGAACTGGAAAATCGGCACTTGCAGCACAATTCATGAAAGGATTTCTAAATTCAGATAAAAAAATTCTCTGCGTTACCGAAAACACCGTCAAAGAATACATTGAAAATATGAAGGCTATAACATTTAATTTTTCTACTGCCTTTCTACGAAACCGACTCACTATAATGCCGCTCCACATGTATGGAGTCCAGTGGAATCGTGAGCAATCGTCATATTTGTTGCCAGTAGTTGGCAAATACATTGGCAACAGCTTCAAGGAACACAACTGTGTCGTGATTGACTCGCTGTCGTTGTTGACAGTATTTTCGGATGCCAGCAGAATTTTGGAATTTTTTACCCAGTGCAAGTATTTGGTTGCTCGCGGCATGAGCATTATCATTACCATACATCCAGAAGACATTCCACCAGACCTTAGAATGCGAGTCAAAGGCGGAGTCGATGTCTATCTAAAATTGGGTTCAACCAACATCGGTGGCAAGGATGTCAAGACACTAAAAATTGTAAAGCTAATTGGTTCTAAAGAAAACACCGACTCGGGATTTGCCTTTGAGGTGGACATGACTTTTGGAATAAAGATCGTGCCAATATCGATGGCAAACGCATAG
- a CDS encoding type II/IV secretion system ATPase subunit, with protein MPFDFAQVKDKRFIEELKKSPHLLNYVDTYTSRGNPLPLFTESLQAEHKKLKEPNLIYPVTDTTYIHINPHTSSDDGYMEYVIIEPDPPERKIMDIADKMFAIQSADMVPPLEITERFNMIENYLKTNTQISETPVDYNTLGDVYKLKTLPVYKNDWTGLRYHFLQKRAGTGILDPFLADSNLEDISIIGAGNVYVIHKSFGALKCPLFLGVEEIDELIISMSEQFGKTVSHAKPVIDAVLPDGSRINIVFGKDISRKGTNATIRKFASTPLSITQVLTSKALDFREAAYMWMMLAEGMSVFINGETASGKTTTLMALTAFIPSNWKIVTIEDTPELTLPHSNWITEQTRDTGNEHSSVTMFDLLKAALRQRPNYIFVGEIRGAEANIAFQAMQTGHPVVSTFHAANMTALIQRITNPPMLIPKTNVENLNIGLFQGAVQGPGGKRVRRVLSINEILGYNAEGGNIMFIPVFNWDPGTDEVKFRGKGSSALFVQKVLEKRGMHKKDEGLLYEELELRAKILQRMMEKRIFNFYDVFDSISHCREIGLEAFYKELDTL; from the coding sequence GTGCCTTTTGATTTTGCCCAAGTAAAAGACAAGCGCTTCATTGAGGAGCTCAAAAAGTCCCCTCACCTGCTAAACTATGTGGACACATACACCTCACGTGGCAATCCGCTACCCTTATTCACAGAGTCACTACAGGCAGAGCACAAAAAGCTCAAGGAGCCAAACCTGATCTATCCTGTCACAGATACCACATACATCCACATCAATCCGCACACGTCATCTGATGATGGATATATGGAATATGTCATAATAGAGCCGGATCCACCTGAGAGAAAAATAATGGACATTGCGGATAAAATGTTCGCAATCCAGTCAGCCGACATGGTGCCACCGCTAGAAATCACAGAACGATTCAACATGATTGAAAACTATCTAAAGACAAACACACAGATCTCAGAGACACCAGTTGACTATAACACACTGGGAGATGTGTACAAGCTAAAGACACTGCCTGTATACAAAAACGACTGGACAGGACTGCGGTATCATTTTCTGCAAAAAAGGGCAGGAACTGGAATCTTGGATCCATTTCTGGCAGATTCCAACCTAGAAGATATTTCCATAATTGGCGCGGGAAACGTGTATGTAATCCACAAGTCCTTTGGTGCACTAAAGTGTCCGCTATTTTTGGGTGTAGAAGAAATTGACGAGCTCATCATTTCCATGTCGGAGCAGTTTGGAAAAACCGTCTCTCATGCAAAACCAGTAATAGACGCAGTGCTTCCGGATGGGTCCAGAATCAACATTGTGTTTGGCAAAGATATTTCCAGAAAAGGCACAAACGCAACCATAAGAAAATTCGCATCCACACCTCTATCAATCACCCAAGTTCTCACATCAAAGGCACTCGACTTTAGGGAAGCGGCGTACATGTGGATGATGCTTGCAGAAGGCATGAGTGTCTTCATTAATGGAGAGACTGCGTCTGGTAAGACCACCACTCTAATGGCGCTGACTGCATTCATTCCATCAAACTGGAAAATTGTCACAATAGAAGACACTCCTGAGCTTACATTACCTCACTCTAACTGGATCACAGAGCAAACCAGAGACACTGGTAACGAGCATTCCTCGGTAACAATGTTTGATTTGCTAAAAGCAGCCCTAAGACAGCGTCCCAACTACATCTTTGTAGGAGAAATCAGAGGAGCAGAAGCAAACATTGCGTTTCAGGCTATGCAGACCGGCCACCCAGTAGTGTCTACATTCCACGCAGCAAACATGACTGCACTAATTCAGAGAATCACCAATCCACCAATGCTCATTCCAAAGACAAACGTAGAAAACCTAAACATCGGACTGTTTCAGGGAGCAGTGCAGGGCCCTGGCGGAAAAAGAGTAAGACGAGTCTTGTCCATCAATGAAATTCTGGGTTATAATGCAGAAGGCGGCAACATCATGTTCATTCCGGTGTTTAACTGGGATCCAGGCACTGATGAGGTCAAGTTCAGGGGTAAAGGTTCCAGTGCATTATTTGTGCAAAAGGTTTTGGAAAAAAGAGGTATGCACAAAAAAGACGAAGGACTATTGTATGAAGAATTGGAGCTACGTGCAAAAATCCTGCAAAGAATGATGGAAAAAAGAATCTTCAATTTTTATGATGTGTTTGATTCAATATCCCACTGTCGAGAGATAGGCCTTGAGGCATTCTACAAGGAACTTGACACACTATGA
- a CDS encoding archaellin/type IV pilin N-terminal domain-containing protein, which yields MKLVRKGHRPSHRGVIGVESAIVMIAFVIVAAALAFVVLNMGFSTTQRAKTAIISSLEESSSALEIAGKVTGSGDVSPTGKMNVTAVPLKLASGGSSVNLGNTTMAVKYFSNTVEYDNIMTGVLTSGTYSNLTTAMQAAAQAGHINVNPITSNTAADATAAVIYFAVNLNNNAILDQGEHAVLAIVHKGSERPAALDNIKVEVIVPTGSPLTVERLVPNITHSIVDLG from the coding sequence ATGAAACTTGTTAGAAAAGGACACCGACCATCTCATAGAGGAGTCATAGGCGTCGAGTCTGCAATTGTTATGATTGCATTTGTAATTGTAGCAGCAGCCTTAGCTTTTGTCGTTCTCAACATGGGTTTCTCTACAACACAAAGAGCAAAGACAGCAATCATATCTAGTCTTGAAGAATCTAGCAGCGCATTAGAAATTGCAGGCAAAGTAACTGGTTCTGGAGATGTATCTCCAACTGGTAAAATGAATGTTACTGCAGTACCACTAAAGCTAGCATCTGGCGGATCTTCGGTAAACCTGGGTAACACTACGATGGCTGTGAAATACTTCAGCAATACCGTGGAATATGATAACATCATGACTGGAGTTTTAACCAGTGGTACTTACTCTAATCTGACTACTGCAATGCAAGCGGCTGCACAGGCCGGACATATTAACGTGAATCCAATCACTAGTAATACAGCGGCAGATGCTACTGCTGCAGTGATCTATTTTGCTGTGAACTTAAACAACAATGCAATCTTGGATCAGGGCGAACACGCAGTACTCGCTATTGTTCACAAAGGAAGCGAGAGACCAGCAGCACTAGATAACATCAAAGTTGAGGTCATAGTTCCTACTGGATCACCGCTCACAGTTGAGAGACTGGTACCAAACATCACACATTCCATAGTAGATCTTGGATAA
- a CDS encoding archaellin/type IV pilin N-terminal domain-containing protein has translation MRLHLVPSKRRGVSGLEATVIVIVLVIVAAALAFVVLNMGFSTTQKAKTIIGTSLGQTSSALEISGTIFAHGNTTSAILEVVGVPLKIATGGESVNLAPGTAAVKYLSNTVTYDNIYAGTLTENSDGDDDVSGEWASLELATDDAADSDLYITEDPFDATGIPTSTKAFIYWTQNSNNNDILDQGEHAVLAIAYKVGDRPSALDKIRAEVLVPTGSALTIERQVPLISTQVINLG, from the coding sequence ATGAGGCTTCATCTTGTACCTAGTAAACGTAGAGGAGTTTCAGGTTTAGAGGCTACAGTAATTGTAATTGTTCTTGTAATTGTAGCAGCAGCCTTAGCTTTTGTCGTTCTCAACATGGGTTTCTCTACAACACAAAAGGCAAAGACAATAATTGGTACGAGCTTAGGCCAAACATCAAGCGCATTAGAGATTTCAGGCACCATATTTGCACATGGCAACACAACCTCAGCAATACTAGAGGTAGTAGGCGTTCCACTAAAAATTGCAACGGGCGGAGAATCTGTCAACCTAGCACCAGGCACTGCAGCAGTCAAATACCTAAGTAACACTGTCACATACGACAACATTTACGCAGGAACACTGACTGAAAACAGTGATGGTGATGATGATGTATCCGGCGAATGGGCATCATTGGAGCTAGCAACAGATGACGCAGCAGATTCAGACCTATACATTACTGAGGATCCATTTGATGCAACTGGAATTCCAACAAGTACCAAGGCATTCATCTACTGGACACAAAACTCAAACAACAACGACATCTTGGACCAGGGTGAGCACGCAGTATTGGCAATTGCCTACAAAGTTGGAGACAGACCGTCAGCACTTGACAAGATCCGTGCAGAAGTCCTAGTACCAACTGGCTCTGCATTGACTATAGAAAGACAAGTGCCATTGATATCAACCCAAGTGATAAACTTAGGTTAG
- a CDS encoding archaellin/type IV pilin N-terminal domain-containing protein — MNLIRKGHRQSHRGVIGVESAIVMIAFVIVAAALAFVVLNMGFSTTQKAKTTIASSLGEASSALEIAGKVTASGNTTSAILEVVGVPLKIATGGESVNLAPGTAAVKYLSNTVTYDNIYAGTLTENSDGDDDVSGEWASLELATDDAADSDLYITEDPFDATGIPTSTKAFIYWTQNSNNNDILDQGEHAVLAIAYKVGDRPSALDKIRAEVLVPTGSALTIERQVPSITTAVVDLG, encoded by the coding sequence ATGAACCTTATTAGAAAAGGACACAGACAATCCCATAGAGGAGTCATAGGCGTCGAGTCTGCAATTGTTATGATTGCATTTGTAATTGTAGCAGCAGCCTTAGCTTTTGTCGTTCTCAACATGGGTTTCTCTACAACACAAAAGGCAAAGACAACCATAGCATCAAGTCTAGGTGAAGCATCAAGCGCCCTAGAGATCGCAGGTAAGGTCACAGCTAGTGGTAACACAACCTCAGCAATACTAGAGGTAGTAGGCGTTCCACTAAAAATTGCAACTGGCGGAGAATCTGTCAACCTAGCACCAGGCACTGCAGCAGTCAAATACCTAAGTAACACTGTCACATACGACAACATTTACGCAGGAACACTGACTGAAAACAGTGATGGTGATGATGATGTATCCGGCGAATGGGCATCATTGGAGCTAGCAACAGATGACGCAGCAGATTCAGACCTATACATTACTGAGGATCCATTTGATGCAACTGGAATTCCAACAAGTACCAAGGCATTCATCTACTGGACACAAAACTCAAACAACAACGACATCTTGGACCAGGGTGAGCACGCAGTATTGGCAATTGCCTACAAAGTTGGAGACAGACCGTCAGCACTTGACAAGATCCGTGCAGAAGTCCTAGTACCAACTGGCTCTGCATTGACTATAGAAAGACAAGTGCCATCAATTACAACAGCGGTTGTAGATCTCGGATAG
- a CDS encoding TrmB family transcriptional regulator, which produces MSIHEELTTALSYFGLEKTDAMVYLGLLQMGSVTVGTMSAKLDIDRGKAYRSLNKLRNLGLITTTFSNPTICKAIEPKEGLTTIMQRREDEIITMQKLSRKIVEQLQQITRPETATEISSFSIIQGRANIYARVGKLIQESTKTIYIVTTVEDILRMYHTAIPEKIKMCKQNKGDVRILTWTNSENLLPLVNRLNASETRIGKLPSKSRMIVEEGNQLIMSGSIKESMDLNDDNDSIMYTNSSEMINNMYSLCTHLWKKAKSIELLM; this is translated from the coding sequence ATGAGCATTCATGAGGAGCTGACTACAGCACTTTCATACTTTGGCCTGGAAAAAACAGACGCAATGGTCTATCTTGGCTTGCTCCAGATGGGCTCAGTCACAGTAGGGACAATGTCTGCAAAGCTAGACATCGACAGAGGTAAGGCATATCGCTCGCTAAACAAATTACGAAATCTTGGACTGATCACAACAACGTTTTCCAATCCAACCATCTGCAAGGCAATTGAGCCAAAGGAAGGCCTCACCACCATAATGCAGAGAAGAGAAGATGAAATCATCACAATGCAAAAACTGTCTCGCAAAATTGTAGAGCAACTACAACAAATAACAAGACCAGAGACTGCAACAGAGATCTCTTCATTCTCTATCATACAAGGACGCGCCAACATTTACGCAAGAGTTGGCAAGCTTATCCAAGAATCCACAAAGACGATCTACATTGTCACAACAGTAGAAGACATTCTTAGAATGTATCACACTGCCATCCCAGAAAAGATCAAAATGTGCAAGCAAAACAAGGGCGATGTGCGAATTCTGACTTGGACAAACAGCGAGAACCTCTTGCCATTGGTAAACAGACTAAATGCGTCTGAGACCAGAATAGGCAAACTGCCATCCAAATCCAGAATGATAGTGGAAGAAGGAAATCAGCTGATTATGTCGGGTTCCATCAAAGAATCCATGGATCTCAATGATGACAACGACTCCATAATGTACACCAATTCATCTGAGATGATAAACAACATGTACAGTCTTTGCACACACCTGTGGAAAAAGGCAAAGTCAATAGAACTACTAATGTAG
- a CDS encoding archaellin/type IV pilin N-terminal domain-containing protein produces MNLIRKGHRQSHRGVIGVESAIVMIAFVIVAAALAFVVLNMGFSTTQKAKTTIGSGLTEASSSLTVAGKVTGTGCTTSAGGCSSTPYLNVTSIPIKIASGGESVNLALATASVKYISNSIQYDNIYVGPLGATATDVSAAFTRAQTDYASTFTSSIHPVTKAVPTNTKAIVYWSVSTGTLNAILDQGEHAVLAIAHGASERPTALDKVRAEIVVPTGAPLTVERQVPTITTSVVDMG; encoded by the coding sequence ATGAACCTTATTAGAAAAGGACACAGACAATCCCATAGAGGAGTCATAGGCGTCGAGTCTGCAATTGTTATGATTGCATTTGTAATTGTAGCAGCAGCCTTAGCTTTTGTCGTTCTCAACATGGGTTTCTCTACAACACAAAAGGCAAAGACAACCATTGGATCAGGTCTAACTGAAGCATCAAGCAGCTTAACAGTTGCAGGCAAAGTAACTGGAACTGGCTGTACGACTTCGGCAGGTGGGTGTTCATCAACACCATATCTTAATGTCACTTCGATACCAATTAAGATCGCATCTGGTGGAGAATCAGTAAACTTGGCGTTAGCTACTGCATCAGTCAAATACATTAGCAACTCTATCCAATATGATAACATCTACGTTGGACCATTAGGTGCAACAGCAACAGATGTATCTGCTGCTTTTACCAGAGCACAGACAGACTATGCAAGCACATTCACTTCTTCAATCCATCCAGTCACAAAGGCTGTCCCGACAAATACAAAAGCAATTGTGTATTGGTCAGTCAGTACTGGAACACTTAACGCGATCCTGGATCAAGGTGAACACGCAGTACTTGCTATTGCACATGGTGCAAGTGAGCGACCAACAGCGCTGGATAAAGTCAGAGCTGAAATCGTTGTACCAACTGGTGCACCATTGACTGTTGAAAGGCAAGTACCAACAATCACAACATCTGTTGTAGATATGGGTTAG